A single window of Pseudarthrobacter defluvii DNA harbors:
- a CDS encoding acetyl/propionyl/methylcrotonyl-CoA carboxylase subunit alpha produces MRKVLIANRGEIAVRIARACDDAGLESVAVYADPDADALHVSAATEAYSLAGSRPQDTYLDIEKILAIAGKCGADAVHPGYGFLSENAAFAQSVMDAGLTWIGPSPETIRLLGDKVSAREVAVRAGAPLAPGSDGPVGSAAEVRAFAEQVGLPVAIKAAFGGGGRGLKVVRNLADIEESFDSAVRESLAAFGRSECYVEKFLDRPRHVEAQVIADSHGNVVVVGTRDCSLQRRHQKLVEEAPAPFLTPEQRAEIHASAKAICREAGYVGAGTVEYLLDGSGFISFLEVNTRLQVEHPITEETSGVDLVAAQLAIAAGEKLPVLEDPEPRGHAFEFRINAEDPGRGFLPSPGSVTGFEVPTGPGIRLDTGVRAGSVVPGQFDSLLAKLVVTGADRQQALRRARRALREFRIDGLATVLPFHRAVVEAPDFTATDALGVYTTWIENEFTAALDADPAFSPAAPEEPRRTIGIEVDGKRMELGLPKALLDSLLDGGGRRAGDASGAGVPDGSGKAEAGKNDGDLLATMAGTVVKWLASPGASVEEGETVLVLEAMKMETAVAAHRAGTLGEQFAAAGEAVAPGQVLATIG; encoded by the coding sequence ATGCGTAAAGTCCTCATTGCCAACCGCGGAGAAATCGCCGTAAGGATCGCCCGGGCCTGCGACGACGCAGGACTGGAAAGCGTGGCCGTCTACGCCGATCCCGATGCCGACGCCCTGCACGTCTCCGCCGCCACAGAGGCCTACTCGCTAGCGGGCTCCAGGCCCCAGGACACCTACCTGGACATCGAAAAGATCCTTGCCATCGCAGGGAAATGCGGCGCCGACGCCGTCCACCCCGGCTACGGTTTCCTGTCCGAAAACGCCGCCTTCGCCCAGTCCGTCATGGACGCCGGCCTGACGTGGATCGGGCCCTCCCCGGAGACCATCCGGTTGCTCGGCGACAAGGTCAGCGCCCGCGAAGTGGCCGTCCGCGCCGGCGCCCCGCTGGCACCGGGCAGCGACGGCCCCGTGGGCAGCGCCGCCGAGGTCCGCGCCTTCGCCGAGCAGGTGGGCCTGCCGGTTGCCATCAAAGCCGCGTTCGGCGGCGGCGGCCGCGGCCTCAAGGTGGTCCGGAATCTCGCCGACATCGAGGAAAGCTTCGATTCTGCGGTCCGTGAATCGTTGGCTGCCTTTGGCCGCAGCGAGTGCTACGTGGAGAAGTTCCTGGACCGGCCGCGCCATGTGGAGGCCCAGGTGATCGCGGACAGCCACGGCAACGTGGTGGTCGTCGGCACCCGCGACTGCTCATTGCAGCGCCGCCACCAGAAACTCGTGGAGGAGGCCCCCGCGCCCTTCCTCACCCCCGAACAGCGCGCGGAAATCCATGCCTCCGCCAAGGCAATCTGTCGCGAGGCCGGATATGTCGGCGCCGGCACGGTCGAGTATCTGCTGGACGGAAGCGGCTTCATCAGCTTCCTGGAGGTGAACACCCGGCTGCAGGTGGAGCACCCCATCACTGAGGAGACCTCGGGGGTGGACCTGGTGGCCGCCCAGTTGGCCATCGCGGCGGGCGAGAAGCTCCCCGTCCTGGAGGACCCGGAACCTCGTGGGCACGCCTTTGAGTTCCGGATCAATGCCGAGGATCCGGGCAGGGGCTTCCTGCCGTCCCCCGGCTCCGTCACCGGGTTCGAGGTGCCCACCGGGCCCGGGATCCGCCTGGACACGGGCGTCCGGGCAGGATCGGTGGTCCCCGGACAGTTCGATTCGCTGCTGGCCAAGCTGGTGGTCACCGGCGCGGACCGGCAGCAGGCCCTCCGCCGCGCCCGCCGCGCACTGCGCGAGTTCCGCATCGACGGGCTGGCCACGGTGCTGCCGTTCCACCGGGCCGTTGTGGAGGCGCCGGACTTCACCGCCACGGACGCCCTGGGCGTCTACACCACCTGGATCGAGAACGAGTTCACCGCTGCCCTGGACGCGGATCCGGCCTTCAGCCCGGCCGCTCCCGAGGAGCCGCGCCGCACCATCGGCATCGAGGTGGACGGCAAGCGGATGGAGCTGGGGCTTCCCAAGGCGCTGCTGGATTCACTGCTCGACGGCGGCGGCCGTCGCGCTGGCGACGCTTCCGGCGCCGGGGTCCCGGACGGCAGCGGGAAGGCCGAGGCGGGGAAGAACGACGGCGACCTGCTGGCAACCATGGCCGGCACCGTGGTCAAGTGGCTGGCTTCGCCGGGGGCCAGTGTCGAGGAGGGGGAGACGGTGCTGGTGCTGGAAGCCATGAAGATGGAGACGGCCGTCGCCGCCCACCGTGCCGGCACCCTG